A single genomic interval of Sinorhizobium garamanticum harbors:
- a CDS encoding YiiD C-terminal domain-containing protein, producing MTPSELQAYLHAHIPLSAAMQVEVVKAEWENVLLRAPLAPNINHRETVFGGSASALSILAAWSLLHLRLRLSGIATRLVIQSNRMDYLQPIAGSFSARSSLEDADQWPAFMRLLERRGRARLVVRADLLAEEEVAGFFSGEFVALGSEKATTGIDGT from the coding sequence ATGACGCCTTCGGAACTGCAGGCTTACCTTCACGCGCACATTCCGCTGTCGGCGGCCATGCAGGTCGAAGTGGTCAAGGCGGAGTGGGAGAACGTGCTCCTCCGCGCGCCGCTTGCACCGAATATCAATCACCGCGAAACGGTTTTCGGTGGCAGCGCCTCGGCGCTGTCGATCCTTGCCGCGTGGTCGCTCCTCCATCTCCGGCTCCGTCTCAGCGGCATCGCCACGCGCCTGGTGATCCAGAGCAACCGCATGGATTACCTGCAGCCGATCGCCGGCTCCTTCTCGGCGCGCTCAAGTCTTGAGGACGCCGATCAATGGCCCGCTTTCATGCGCCTCCTGGAACGGCGGGGCAGGGCGCGCCTTGTGGTGAGGGCCGATCTGCTTGCGGAAGAAGAGGTCGCCGGTTTCTTCTCCGGCGAGTTCGTTGCGCTTGGATCCGAAAAGGCGACAACGGGCATAGACGGCACGTGA
- a CDS encoding DUF6638 family protein, which produces MKRLLEAELIYGRLLDISEPHLIARYNKALEGLGLKPTALDHFSIDMTGFSPEIADELGDRDYLDPNRVNRRFIILTPAQADLPVVHTSFSNTAALMHEFFNANSRAINAVTIKDALYGEIEDSVSVVEDIDDLLSINEVRFRVLSAEDMLGKATELRELVDRLKKVPTAWADDAMLNRMVELAKMTGDIRQNVLVPNELVFRHEAFWANHFGGVYVFLDEKTTTVICDPSVPGFRRSRPWQVSYIAINDHARIYEFLARTNRLQLPQASWVQESGLFQHRADMIIRGLINDTDPTADLMNADRIWLQTWIHRNAALVSRDGTYPFLQEMARTIAATGTITMAEVPPEHRFLLVRAAPMHTDQWLVNRLISQLVPRDFVSRFVFDKQGFYDAYERYSEKFREYVVATLTSTYLKDKAAFRHKLYGLKEE; this is translated from the coding sequence ATGAAACGCCTCCTCGAAGCCGAGCTGATCTATGGTCGGCTGCTCGACATATCCGAGCCTCATCTTATCGCCCGCTACAACAAGGCGCTGGAGGGCTTGGGCCTGAAACCAACGGCGCTCGATCACTTCAGCATTGACATGACCGGTTTCTCGCCGGAGATCGCCGACGAACTTGGGGATCGCGATTATCTCGACCCGAATCGCGTCAATCGGCGCTTCATTATCCTAACGCCGGCTCAGGCGGACCTTCCCGTTGTCCATACGAGTTTCTCCAACACCGCGGCGCTGATGCATGAGTTCTTCAACGCCAACAGCCGCGCGATCAACGCGGTAACCATCAAGGATGCGCTCTACGGCGAGATCGAGGACTCGGTTTCGGTGGTCGAGGACATCGACGACCTCCTGTCGATCAATGAAGTTCGTTTCCGGGTCCTTTCCGCGGAAGACATGCTCGGCAAGGCAACCGAGCTCAGGGAACTGGTGGACCGGCTGAAGAAGGTACCGACCGCCTGGGCCGATGACGCCATGCTGAACCGGATGGTCGAGCTGGCAAAAATGACGGGCGACATCCGGCAGAACGTCCTCGTGCCAAATGAACTCGTTTTCCGCCACGAGGCCTTCTGGGCCAATCATTTCGGCGGCGTCTATGTCTTCCTCGACGAGAAGACGACGACGGTGATCTGCGATCCTTCGGTACCCGGTTTCAGGCGGTCGCGGCCATGGCAGGTGAGCTACATTGCCATCAACGATCATGCCCGCATCTACGAGTTTCTCGCCCGGACCAACCGGCTGCAACTGCCGCAGGCCTCCTGGGTGCAGGAATCCGGGCTGTTTCAGCACCGGGCGGATATGATCATTCGCGGGCTGATCAACGATACCGATCCGACGGCCGATCTCATGAATGCTGATCGGATCTGGCTGCAGACCTGGATCCACCGTAACGCGGCGCTTGTGTCGCGCGATGGAACCTACCCCTTCCTTCAGGAAATGGCCCGGACGATTGCCGCAACGGGCACGATCACCATGGCGGAGGTCCCGCCGGAACATCGCTTTCTGCTGGTGCGCGCCGCGCCGATGCATACCGATCAATGGCTGGTGAATCGCCTCATCTCACAGCTCGTTCCCCGAGATTTCGTCTCCCGCTTCGTGTTCGACAAGCAGGGATTCTATGACGCTTACGAGCGCTACAGCGAAAAGTTCCGGGAATATGTTGTGGCGACATTGACCAGTACGTATCTCAAGGACAAGGCCGCCTTCCGGCACAAGCTCTACGGCCTCAAAGAGGAATAG
- a CDS encoding extensin family protein: MRHTVGMILLPVLILSGASLPKKGPVPVPKPAIPSEQATPTPEPKPAVPPKGAEVPANGKTGSQPGGEQKEGIPGDTTKDDSIETVFLPVKEEPAEEHASCLADLKALGGTFTDTKRIDDGKGCGIDKPIRVTAILPGVALKPEGTMRCATALALARWTKESAIPAAATAFGPDTRITALNHASTYVCRRRNNGTTGKISEHAHGNAVDIASFTLGDGRTIAIQPRDEDGTLTGAFQRAVTASGCLYFTTVLDPGSDAAHETHLHFDIIERKNGYRYCR; the protein is encoded by the coding sequence ATGCGCCACACCGTCGGAATGATCCTGTTGCCCGTCTTGATTCTCTCAGGCGCAAGCCTTCCCAAGAAGGGTCCGGTGCCGGTCCCGAAACCCGCAATCCCCAGCGAGCAAGCAACGCCAACGCCGGAACCGAAGCCTGCCGTGCCGCCCAAGGGCGCCGAAGTTCCCGCCAATGGCAAGACGGGTTCTCAGCCAGGTGGAGAACAGAAAGAGGGCATCCCCGGGGACACAACCAAGGACGACAGCATTGAGACAGTATTCCTGCCGGTGAAAGAGGAGCCTGCCGAAGAGCACGCATCCTGCCTTGCCGACCTCAAGGCGCTCGGGGGCACATTCACTGACACCAAGCGCATCGACGACGGCAAGGGCTGTGGTATCGACAAGCCGATTCGCGTGACGGCAATATTGCCGGGTGTTGCGCTGAAACCGGAGGGGACGATGCGTTGCGCAACGGCACTGGCGCTTGCCCGCTGGACCAAGGAATCGGCAATCCCCGCCGCCGCCACGGCCTTCGGACCGGATACACGGATCACGGCGCTGAACCACGCATCGACTTATGTCTGCCGCCGGCGCAACAACGGGACGACCGGCAAGATTTCGGAACATGCCCACGGCAACGCTGTCGACATCGCCTCGTTCACGCTGGGCGACGGCAGGACCATCGCCATTCAGCCGCGCGACGAGGATGGCACACTGACAGGCGCGTTTCAGCGCGCGGTTACGGCATCGGGCTGCCTCTATTTCACGACTGTCCTCGATCCGGGCAGCGACGCCGCCCATGAGACGCACCTGCATTTCGACATCATCGAACGCAAGAACGGCTATCGCTACTGTCGATAG
- a CDS encoding DUF2333 family protein, producing the protein MFDPIVAFFQRVFTAIGRGIGLAVAWLLWPFVAMGNWYRQRSWIIKGPIGLILLGLILFYGYFVWQTQAWTNFNPDYVDRYKLAERKVPAGSPVRGPGATTPGQPNAGAAADRAAAADPSGGANTTEALAVAQLPAGTVCQTSAIVDVAADLIDFNVNQNAWISSMLHYKLGLFGLDWDDTPWLDNKASFQRGINQAIRRTSVELVDSLGRVRGTSGINNDLQSARGNIQFDEETWYFGINPFGPKTPTPSFYRAAMRDFRKFNLSLGKCEAIFDGRSDNMVEFLDRIANDLGNTSAIIRERSEFHNGGWFDTRADDRFWFAFGQLYGYYGILSAAGADFENVVAQRGLTPIWTETIRQLRSALNIQPLIISNGREDGWIMPTHLATMGFYILRVRSNLVEMRDILAR; encoded by the coding sequence ATGTTCGATCCGATCGTTGCGTTCTTCCAGCGGGTTTTCACGGCGATCGGCCGTGGCATCGGCCTTGCTGTTGCCTGGCTCCTCTGGCCTTTCGTGGCAATGGGCAACTGGTACCGGCAGCGAAGCTGGATCATCAAGGGACCGATCGGCCTTATCCTGCTCGGTCTGATCCTGTTCTACGGCTATTTCGTCTGGCAGACGCAGGCATGGACCAATTTCAATCCTGACTATGTCGATCGCTACAAGCTTGCCGAGCGCAAGGTGCCGGCAGGGTCGCCGGTAAGAGGTCCCGGCGCAACGACGCCGGGGCAGCCAAATGCAGGGGCCGCCGCCGACCGGGCGGCAGCGGCCGATCCATCGGGCGGGGCCAACACGACCGAGGCGCTCGCCGTGGCGCAGCTGCCGGCGGGAACGGTTTGCCAAACCTCGGCGATCGTCGACGTCGCGGCCGATCTCATCGACTTCAACGTCAACCAGAATGCCTGGATATCTTCGATGCTGCACTACAAGCTCGGCCTCTTCGGGCTCGACTGGGACGACACGCCCTGGCTCGACAACAAGGCGTCGTTCCAGCGCGGCATCAACCAGGCGATACGCCGAACGTCGGTGGAGCTCGTGGATTCGCTCGGACGCGTCCGCGGCACGTCGGGCATCAACAACGACCTGCAAAGCGCGCGCGGCAACATCCAGTTCGACGAGGAGACCTGGTATTTCGGCATCAACCCGTTCGGACCCAAGACACCGACGCCGAGCTTCTATCGGGCGGCGATGCGCGATTTCAGGAAGTTCAATCTCTCGCTCGGCAAGTGCGAGGCGATCTTCGACGGTCGGTCCGACAACATGGTCGAGTTCCTCGACCGCATCGCCAACGACCTCGGCAACACCTCGGCGATCATCCGCGAACGCTCCGAATTCCACAATGGCGGCTGGTTCGACACGCGCGCGGACGACCGCTTCTGGTTCGCCTTCGGCCAGCTCTATGGCTACTACGGCATTCTTTCAGCCGCCGGTGCCGACTTCGAGAATGTCGTCGCCCAGCGCGGCCTGACGCCGATCTGGACGGAGACGATCCGGCAGCTGCGCTCCGCCTTGAACATCCAGCCGCTTATCATCTCGAACGGCCGCGAGGATGGCTGGATCATGCCGACGCATCTGGCAACGATGGGCTTCTACATCCTTCGTGTGCGGTCCAACCTGGTGGAAATGCGCGATATCCTTGCCCGATGA
- a CDS encoding choline ABC transporter substrate-binding protein: MIRIRSLKFMLAGAVCMAALTAGTAVAAEPESCSTVRFSDVGWTDITATTATATTILKGLGYETDVKVLSVPVTYTSLKNKDIDVFLGNWMPTMEADIAPYREDKSVETVRENLEGAKYTLATNAKGAELGIKDFKDIAAHKDALEGKIYGIEPGNDGNRLIIDMVEKGTFDLKGFEVVESSEQGMLAQVARAEKDGEPIVFLGWEPHPMNANFKLSYLSGGDDIFGPNFGGATVHTNVRAGYTTECPNVGALLKNLKFSLQMENEIMGKILNDGEEPEAAAAAWLKANPTAIEPWLAGVTTRDGGDGLAAVKAALGL, encoded by the coding sequence ATGATAAGGATACGCTCTCTCAAATTCATGCTGGCTGGTGCCGTCTGCATGGCAGCCCTGACCGCCGGAACTGCCGTCGCGGCCGAACCGGAAAGCTGCAGCACCGTCCGTTTCTCCGACGTGGGCTGGACTGACATTACGGCAACGACCGCAACTGCGACGACTATCCTCAAGGGCCTCGGCTACGAGACGGATGTGAAAGTCCTGTCGGTTCCCGTCACCTATACTTCGCTGAAGAACAAGGACATCGACGTCTTCCTCGGCAACTGGATGCCGACGATGGAAGCCGACATCGCGCCCTATCGCGAGGACAAGTCCGTCGAGACCGTGCGCGAGAACCTCGAAGGCGCCAAGTACACGCTGGCGACCAACGCCAAAGGCGCGGAACTCGGCATCAAGGATTTCAAGGATATCGCCGCGCACAAGGACGCGCTGGAAGGCAAGATCTACGGAATCGAACCGGGCAATGACGGCAACCGTCTGATCATCGACATGGTCGAAAAGGGAACCTTCGATCTCAAGGGTTTCGAAGTGGTCGAATCCTCCGAGCAAGGCATGCTGGCGCAAGTCGCCCGCGCCGAAAAGGACGGCGAGCCGATCGTCTTTCTCGGGTGGGAGCCGCATCCGATGAACGCCAATTTCAAACTCAGCTATCTGTCCGGCGGCGATGACATCTTCGGCCCGAACTTCGGCGGAGCGACGGTGCACACCAACGTGCGTGCCGGCTACACGACCGAATGCCCGAACGTCGGTGCCCTGCTGAAGAACCTGAAGTTCTCGCTCCAGATGGAGAACGAGATCATGGGCAAGATCCTGAATGACGGCGAAGAGCCGGAGGCAGCGGCAGCGGCATGGCTCAAAGCCAATCCGACGGCAATCGAACCCTGGCTTGCTGGTGTGACCACCAGGGATGGCGGCGACGGACTGGCTGCGGTGAAGGCCGCCCTCGGTCTCTGA
- a CDS encoding DUF1993 domain-containing protein has protein sequence MPLTMHKLSVPAFIRGFSALGGLLDKAETFASEKGMPLAELFEARLAPDMLPLAGQVQRASDTSKNAIARLTTIEAPRFPDEERSFAELRERIAKTVAFLETVQPADLEGSENREVTLSFPTLKITFSGGDYLLKFVLPNFYFHVTTAYDILRHKGVPIGKADYIGGLG, from the coding sequence ATGCCGCTAACCATGCACAAGCTTTCCGTGCCCGCCTTCATCCGCGGCTTTTCCGCCCTCGGTGGCCTGCTCGACAAGGCCGAAACCTTCGCTTCGGAGAAGGGCATGCCGCTCGCCGAGCTCTTTGAGGCACGACTCGCGCCGGACATGCTGCCGCTCGCCGGACAGGTCCAGCGGGCGAGCGACACCAGCAAGAATGCCATCGCGCGGTTGACGACGATCGAGGCGCCGCGCTTCCCGGACGAGGAACGGAGCTTCGCGGAACTGCGCGAACGGATCGCCAAGACGGTCGCATTCCTCGAAACGGTCCAACCCGCCGATCTCGAAGGCAGCGAGAACCGCGAAGTGACGCTGAGCTTCCCCACCCTCAAGATCACCTTCAGCGGTGGGGACTACCTCTTGAAGTTCGTGCTGCCGAACTTCTACTTTCACGTCACCACCGCCTACGACATCCTCCGCCACAAGGGCGTGCCGATCGGCAAGGCCGACTATATTGGCGGTCTTGGCTGA
- a CDS encoding thymidine kinase yields the protein MAKLYFSYATMNAGKSTLLLQASYNYQERGMRVVMLIAAFDDRAGTGRISSRIGLASDAVPFSGHDDLYALVERLNADGSGKIACVFVDEAQFLGEDQVWQLARVADRLGIPVMAYGLRTDFQGKLFPGSMALLAIADELREVRTICHCGRKATMVVRLDGAGNLVREGAQVDVGGNEKYVSYCRRHWEDRMRDG from the coding sequence ATGGCCAAACTCTATTTCAGCTATGCGACGATGAATGCCGGCAAGAGCACGCTGTTGCTGCAGGCCTCCTATAACTACCAGGAGCGGGGCATGCGCGTCGTCATGCTGATCGCCGCCTTCGATGACCGCGCCGGAACCGGCCGCATTTCATCGCGCATCGGGCTGGCCTCGGACGCAGTCCCGTTCAGCGGCCATGACGATCTCTACGCCCTTGTCGAACGCCTGAATGCGGACGGGTCAGGCAAGATCGCGTGTGTCTTCGTCGACGAAGCGCAATTCCTCGGCGAAGACCAGGTCTGGCAGCTTGCGCGTGTTGCCGACCGCCTCGGCATTCCGGTGATGGCCTATGGCCTCAGGACCGACTTCCAGGGCAAGCTTTTTCCCGGTTCCATGGCGCTGCTGGCGATCGCTGACGAGCTGCGCGAAGTCAGGACGATCTGCCATTGCGGACGCAAGGCGACGATGGTCGTACGCCTCGACGGCGCCGGCAACCTTGTGCGCGAGGGCGCGCAGGTGGATGTCGGCGGCAACGAGAAATACGTTTCCTATTGCCGCCGTCACTGGGAAGACCGGATGCGCGACGGCTGA
- a CDS encoding formate--tetrahydrofolate ligase, whose amino-acid sequence MPEVKSDIEIARAAKKKPIQEIGEKLGIPSEHLLPYGHDKAKVSAEFIAAQRNNGNGRLILVTAINPTPAGEGKTTTTVGLGDGLNRIGKKTIVCIREASLGPCFGSKGGAAGGGYAQVVPMEDINLHFTGDFHAVTAAHNLLAALIDNHIYWGNEQSIDIRRIAWRRVMDMNDRALRQIVGSLGGVANGYPRETGFDITVASEVMAILCLAMDIKDLEKRLGNIIIGYRRDKSPVYARDIKADGAMAVLLKDAMQPNLVQTLENNPAFVHGGPFANIAHGCNSVVATATALKLADYVVTEAGFGADLGAEKFFDIKCRKAGLKPDAAVVVATVRAVKMNGGVKKDDLGRENIEALKKGCANLGRHVQNVKKFGVPVLVAINHFTSDTEAEIQAIKDYVRTLGSEAVLCKHWAEGSAGIEELAHKVVDLANAGHSQFSPLYPDDMPLFQKIETIAKDIYHASEVIADKLVREQLRTWEEQGYGHLPICMAKTQYSFSTDPNLRGAPSGHTVPIREVRLAAGAGFIVVITGEIMTMPGLPKAPSSERIRLNEEGLIEGLF is encoded by the coding sequence ATGCCGGAGGTCAAATCCGATATCGAGATCGCGCGCGCCGCAAAGAAAAAGCCGATCCAGGAGATCGGCGAAAAGCTAGGCATTCCGTCGGAGCACCTGCTGCCCTACGGCCACGACAAGGCCAAGGTCAGCGCTGAATTCATCGCCGCGCAGCGGAACAACGGAAACGGCCGGCTCATCCTGGTGACGGCGATCAATCCGACGCCCGCCGGCGAAGGTAAGACGACGACCACCGTCGGCCTCGGCGACGGCCTCAATCGCATCGGCAAGAAGACGATCGTCTGTATCCGGGAGGCATCGCTCGGCCCCTGCTTCGGCAGCAAAGGCGGTGCGGCCGGCGGCGGTTACGCCCAGGTCGTGCCGATGGAGGACATCAACCTTCACTTCACTGGTGATTTCCACGCCGTCACGGCGGCGCACAACCTGCTTGCGGCACTGATCGACAATCACATCTATTGGGGCAACGAGCAGTCGATCGACATTCGCCGCATCGCCTGGCGTCGGGTAATGGACATGAACGACCGGGCACTGCGCCAGATCGTCGGCTCGCTCGGCGGCGTCGCCAACGGCTACCCGCGCGAGACCGGCTTCGACATCACCGTCGCCTCGGAAGTCATGGCGATCCTCTGCCTCGCGATGGACATCAAGGATCTCGAAAAGCGGCTCGGCAACATCATCATCGGCTACAGGCGCGACAAGAGCCCGGTCTATGCCCGCGACATCAAGGCGGACGGGGCGATGGCGGTGCTGCTCAAGGACGCGATGCAGCCGAATCTTGTGCAGACGCTCGAGAACAACCCGGCCTTCGTCCATGGCGGCCCCTTTGCCAATATTGCCCATGGCTGCAATTCGGTGGTCGCCACGGCAACTGCCCTGAAGCTCGCCGATTACGTCGTTACCGAGGCCGGCTTCGGTGCCGATCTCGGAGCTGAAAAATTCTTCGACATCAAGTGCCGCAAGGCCGGCCTGAAGCCGGACGCCGCGGTCGTCGTCGCGACCGTGCGGGCGGTCAAGATGAATGGCGGCGTGAAGAAAGACGACCTGGGCCGGGAGAATATCGAAGCGCTCAAGAAAGGCTGCGCCAATCTCGGGCGGCACGTGCAGAACGTCAAGAAATTCGGCGTTCCCGTGCTCGTTGCGATCAACCACTTTACCTCCGACACCGAGGCCGAGATCCAGGCGATCAAGGACTATGTCAGGACGCTTGGTTCAGAAGCCGTTCTTTGCAAGCATTGGGCCGAGGGTTCGGCAGGGATCGAGGAACTTGCGCACAAGGTCGTGGACCTCGCGAATGCGGGCCACTCGCAGTTCTCGCCGCTTTATCCGGACGACATGCCGCTCTTCCAGAAGATCGAGACGATCGCCAAGGACATCTATCACGCGAGCGAGGTGATTGCCGACAAGCTGGTGCGCGAACAGCTCCGGACCTGGGAGGAGCAGGGTTACGGCCACCTTCCGATCTGCATGGCCAAGACGCAATATTCCTTCTCGACGGACCCGAACCTACGCGGCGCGCCGAGCGGCCACACCGTGCCGATCCGCGAGGTGCGGCTTGCGGCCGGCGCTGGCTTCATCGTCGTCATCACCGGCGAAATCATGACGATGCCGGGCCTGCCGAAAGCGCCGTCCTCGGAGAGGATACGGCTCAATGAGGAGGGGCTGATCGAGGGGTTGTTCTGA
- a CDS encoding AAA family ATPase, which produces MTLNTGLTTLHEDDIAKHQATAQSLVTKLVILERDDASGGTPLAGTGRRFVSTVSTAGQRRTREVELQRTIQSVRGADPLLSPAQHAVLYRTRRGIQVALAVADVFARQTNLEQLQARNASSPLGGEEAGQFKALLSAAAYVAAFTLAAYLGATLQSEGEPVDDAAEPDFLFDTPQDALKSMVAALDRSIAGAPDDLSLTARTRAFSRVAIEGLIARKARFTGLQSFENVHIRLDQDDFTLNGFDIAPGQKRKPLVMTFKKPEEIIGNHIAKYQALKLAKMLMAYDFDRQMNPFVELGGFLFTFFGDGMPGTGKTILIQMLAGMLHDYCGVAGYAFHYENFGVDQISSYQGKSGQNCKEFVNNVINPRAIGFGTIDDVDQVAARRSDDRASAGQHEVTAVLMESFAGASTVVRGNCTFGMFSNYPENVDDALRQRAGARWLVDGPQTEGDYIDIFALLVGKNHKIPLGEHDLYAGQEIKRAVSQSYAAHARPQEEGLAAVWERYEKEKGKIATLADVGAYLHMIKEAEPRFTGRAIRNITDAIKMRAMDVELPDDWFKDAGAFMHKSYDEKKAMIEELRGPITIEMVLQEINRYADSEFRYTDKSDDAAIGDIIRRERQREKAIREIEAMKREGRWQA; this is translated from the coding sequence ATGACGCTGAATACCGGCCTGACGACGCTGCACGAGGACGACATCGCCAAGCATCAGGCGACGGCCCAGAGCCTTGTCACCAAGCTTGTCATCCTTGAACGGGATGACGCATCAGGGGGGACGCCGCTCGCCGGCACTGGCCGCCGCTTCGTCTCGACCGTTTCGACCGCCGGCCAGCGCCGCACCCGAGAGGTTGAGCTTCAGCGCACGATCCAGTCGGTGCGCGGCGCCGATCCGCTCCTGTCGCCGGCCCAGCATGCCGTCCTTTACCGGACGCGCCGCGGCATTCAGGTGGCGCTTGCCGTCGCCGACGTCTTCGCGCGACAGACGAATCTCGAGCAATTGCAGGCGCGCAACGCCTCCTCGCCGCTCGGCGGCGAAGAGGCGGGCCAATTCAAGGCACTGCTTTCGGCCGCCGCCTATGTTGCCGCATTTACGCTCGCGGCCTATTTGGGTGCGACCCTGCAGAGCGAAGGCGAACCGGTCGACGATGCGGCAGAGCCGGACTTTCTCTTCGACACGCCCCAGGATGCGCTGAAGAGCATGGTCGCGGCGCTCGACCGCAGCATTGCCGGTGCGCCGGACGATCTTTCCTTGACGGCGCGCACGCGCGCCTTTTCACGTGTCGCGATCGAAGGACTGATCGCCCGCAAGGCGCGGTTCACCGGCCTTCAGAGCTTCGAAAACGTCCATATCCGGCTCGACCAGGACGATTTCACCCTGAACGGTTTCGATATTGCACCGGGGCAGAAGCGCAAGCCGCTGGTGATGACGTTCAAGAAACCCGAGGAAATCATCGGCAACCACATTGCGAAGTACCAGGCACTGAAGCTTGCCAAGATGCTGATGGCCTATGACTTCGACCGGCAGATGAATCCCTTCGTCGAACTTGGCGGCTTTCTCTTCACCTTTTTCGGCGACGGCATGCCCGGCACCGGCAAGACCATTCTCATCCAGATGCTCGCCGGGATGCTCCACGATTACTGCGGCGTCGCCGGCTACGCTTTCCATTATGAGAATTTCGGCGTCGACCAGATTTCCTCCTATCAGGGAAAGTCTGGGCAGAACTGCAAGGAATTCGTCAACAACGTCATCAATCCTCGGGCGATCGGCTTCGGCACGATCGATGATGTCGATCAGGTGGCGGCCAGGCGTTCCGACGACCGTGCTTCGGCCGGTCAGCACGAGGTGACGGCGGTGCTGATGGAAAGCTTTGCCGGTGCCTCCACCGTGGTGCGCGGCAACTGCACCTTCGGCATGTTCTCGAACTACCCGGAGAACGTCGATGACGCGTTGCGTCAGCGTGCGGGCGCGCGCTGGCTCGTCGATGGGCCGCAGACGGAAGGCGACTACATCGACATATTCGCGCTGCTTGTCGGCAAGAACCACAAGATCCCGCTTGGTGAGCACGATCTCTATGCCGGCCAGGAGATCAAGCGCGCGGTCTCGCAGTCCTATGCAGCCCATGCACGGCCGCAGGAGGAGGGCCTCGCCGCCGTTTGGGAGCGCTACGAGAAAGAGAAGGGCAAGATTGCCACGCTCGCCGACGTCGGCGCCTATCTGCACATGATCAAGGAAGCCGAGCCGCGCTTCACCGGCCGGGCGATCAGGAACATCACCGACGCGATCAAGATGCGGGCGATGGACGTCGAGCTTCCCGACGACTGGTTCAAGGATGCCGGCGCCTTCATGCACAAGTCCTACGATGAGAAGAAGGCGATGATCGAGGAGTTGCGCGGTCCGATCACGATCGAAATGGTGCTGCAGGAAATCAACCGCTACGCCGACAGCGAGTTCCGCTACACCGACAAGTCGGACGATGCCGCTATTGGCGACATCATTCGGCGTGAGCGCCAGCGCGAAAAGGCGATCCGCGAAATCGAGGCGATGAAGAGGGAGGGCAGGTGGCAGGCATGA